Proteins encoded together in one Epinephelus lanceolatus isolate andai-2023 chromosome 4, ASM4190304v1, whole genome shotgun sequence window:
- the pde9ac gene encoding high affinity cGMP-specific 3',5'-cyclic phosphodiesterase 9A isoform X2, translating into MGSSSSSYAPKTIYLDVDGKVQKVVFSRHCSPCDIKELLCSSSNIPRNTAIMMVDPEGAMVSIDPTMPTNSPNCLYKVVPLSSGQLGEKEDMFQNVLSQVADQFSRAFRINELKTEVTNRLAMLEKRVELEGLKVVEIEKCKNDLKKLRDEMTSRGGSRVNCPCKYNFSDDGKKVTPRRDVPNYPKYTLSQETIEALKKPTFDVWHWEHNEMLSCLEYMYHDLGLVKEFNMNPITLKRWLLAIQENYRNNPFHNFRHCFCVSQMMYGMIHLCNLQEKLTLTDMGILMTAAVCHDLDHPGYNNTYQINARTELAVRYNDISPLENHHCAVAFQILSLPECNIFANVDPEAFKQIRQAIITLILATDMARHGEILDSFKQKVDNFDFTNEEHVTCLKMVLIKCCDISNEVRPTEVAEPWVDCLLEEYFMQSDREKSEGLPVAPFMDRDKVTKPTAQIGFIKFVLIPMFETVMKLFPQIEEIMVQPLRDSRDHYEELKQIDDAMTEGSSFVIKLRKDFKTSE; encoded by the exons ATgggctccagctcctcctcctatGCCCCCAAAACCATTTACCTGGATGTGGATGGGAAAGTGCAAAAG GTGGTGTTCAGTCGGCACTGCAGCCCATGTGACATCAAGGAGCTCTTGTGTTCCTCGTCTAACATTCCCAG GAACACTGCTATTATGATGGTGGACCCAGAGGGAGCCATGGTCTCCATAGATCCCACCATGCCCACCAACTCACCAAA CTGTCTGTACAAAGTCGTCCCTCTGTCTTCTGGTCAGCTTGGAG AGAAGGAGGACATGTTTCAGAACGTGTTGTCCCAGGTGGCTGATCAGTTCAGCAG AGCCTTTCGCATCAACGAATTGAAGACTGAGGTCACCAACAGGCTAGCAATGCTGGAGAAGAGAGTGGAAC TGGAGGGCTTGAAGGTGGTGGAGATTGAGAAGTGTAAAAATGATCTGAAGAAGCTACGAGATGAGATGACTTCAAGGGGTGGCAGCag AGTGAACTGTCCATGCAAATACAACTTCTCAGACGATGGGAAGAAAGTCACTCCTAGACGAGATGTCCCCAATTACCCGAAG TACACACTGTCTCAGGAGACCATTGAGGCGCTCAAGAAGCCAACGTTTGATGTCTGGCACTGGGAACATAACGAG ATGCTAAGTTGTTTGGAGTATATGTACCATGACTTGGGACTGGTGAAGGAATTCAACATGAACCCGATCACACTCAAACGCTGGCTG TTGGCAATTCAGGAGAACTACCGTAACAACCCTTTCCACAACTTTCGCCACTGCTTCTGCGTTAGTCAGATGATGTATGGCATGATTCACCTCTGCAACCTACAG GAGAAGCTGACTCTCACAGACATGGGGATTCTAatgacagctgcagtgtgtcATGACCTGGACCACCCTGGCTACAACAACAC GTACCAAATCAATGCCCGCACAGAGCTGGCAGTGCGCTACAACGACATATCTCCACTAGAGAACCATCACTGTGCCGTGGCCTTCCAGATCCTTTCTCTTCCTGAGTGCAATATCTTTGCAAATGTGGATCCTGAGGCCTTCAAACAGATCCGACAG GCAATCATCACCCTCATCCTGGCCACCGACATGGCCAGACATGGGGAGATACTAGACTCCTTCAAGCAAAAAGTGGATAACTTTGACTTCACCAATGAGGAGCATGTGACATGT CTGAAGATGGTTTTGATCAAGTGCTGTGACATTTCCAACGAAGTGAGGCCCACTGAGGTGGCTGAGCCATGGGTGGACTGCCTATTGGAGGAGTATTTCATGCAG AGTGACAGGGAGAAGTCAGAGGGTCTCCCTGTGGCTCCCTTCATGGACAGAGATAAAGTCACCAAACCCACTGCTCAGATTGGATTCATCAAGTTTGTCCTCATCCCGATGTTTGAGACTGTCATGAAG CTTTTCCCTCAGATTGAGGAGATCATGGTTCAACCTTTGAGAGACTCTCGAGACCACTATGAGGAGCTGAAACAGATTGACGATGCCATGACAGAG ggGTCTTCGTTTGTGATCAAACTCAGGAAAGACTTTAAAACATCTGAGTGA
- the pde9ac gene encoding high affinity cGMP-specific 3',5'-cyclic phosphodiesterase 9A isoform X1 → MGSSSSSYAPKTIYLDVDGKVQKVVFSRHCSPCDIKELLCSSSNIPRNTAIMMVDPEGAMVSIDPTMPTNSPNCLYKVVPLSSGQLGEKEDMFQNVLSQVADQFSRAFRINELKTEVTNRLAMLEKRVELEGLKVVEIEKCKNDLKKLRDEMTSRGGSRVNCPCKYNFSDDGKKVTPRRDVPNYPKYTLSQETIEALKKPTFDVWHWEHNEMLSCLEYMYHDLGLVKEFNMNPITLKRWLLAIQENYRNNPFHNFRHCFCVSQMMYGMIHLCNLQEKLTLTDMGILMTAAVCHDLDHPGYNNTYQINARTELAVRYNDISPLENHHCAVAFQILSLPECNIFANVDPEAFKQIRQAIITLILATDMARHGEILDSFKQKVDNFDFTNEEHVTCLKMVLIKCCDISNEVRPTEVAEPWVDCLLEEYFMQSDREKSEGLPVAPFMDRDKVTKPTAQIGFIKFVLIPMFETVMKLFPQIEEIMVQPLRDSRDHYEELKQIDDAMTEAQKKKTENMSLGGKKK, encoded by the exons ATgggctccagctcctcctcctatGCCCCCAAAACCATTTACCTGGATGTGGATGGGAAAGTGCAAAAG GTGGTGTTCAGTCGGCACTGCAGCCCATGTGACATCAAGGAGCTCTTGTGTTCCTCGTCTAACATTCCCAG GAACACTGCTATTATGATGGTGGACCCAGAGGGAGCCATGGTCTCCATAGATCCCACCATGCCCACCAACTCACCAAA CTGTCTGTACAAAGTCGTCCCTCTGTCTTCTGGTCAGCTTGGAG AGAAGGAGGACATGTTTCAGAACGTGTTGTCCCAGGTGGCTGATCAGTTCAGCAG AGCCTTTCGCATCAACGAATTGAAGACTGAGGTCACCAACAGGCTAGCAATGCTGGAGAAGAGAGTGGAAC TGGAGGGCTTGAAGGTGGTGGAGATTGAGAAGTGTAAAAATGATCTGAAGAAGCTACGAGATGAGATGACTTCAAGGGGTGGCAGCag AGTGAACTGTCCATGCAAATACAACTTCTCAGACGATGGGAAGAAAGTCACTCCTAGACGAGATGTCCCCAATTACCCGAAG TACACACTGTCTCAGGAGACCATTGAGGCGCTCAAGAAGCCAACGTTTGATGTCTGGCACTGGGAACATAACGAG ATGCTAAGTTGTTTGGAGTATATGTACCATGACTTGGGACTGGTGAAGGAATTCAACATGAACCCGATCACACTCAAACGCTGGCTG TTGGCAATTCAGGAGAACTACCGTAACAACCCTTTCCACAACTTTCGCCACTGCTTCTGCGTTAGTCAGATGATGTATGGCATGATTCACCTCTGCAACCTACAG GAGAAGCTGACTCTCACAGACATGGGGATTCTAatgacagctgcagtgtgtcATGACCTGGACCACCCTGGCTACAACAACAC GTACCAAATCAATGCCCGCACAGAGCTGGCAGTGCGCTACAACGACATATCTCCACTAGAGAACCATCACTGTGCCGTGGCCTTCCAGATCCTTTCTCTTCCTGAGTGCAATATCTTTGCAAATGTGGATCCTGAGGCCTTCAAACAGATCCGACAG GCAATCATCACCCTCATCCTGGCCACCGACATGGCCAGACATGGGGAGATACTAGACTCCTTCAAGCAAAAAGTGGATAACTTTGACTTCACCAATGAGGAGCATGTGACATGT CTGAAGATGGTTTTGATCAAGTGCTGTGACATTTCCAACGAAGTGAGGCCCACTGAGGTGGCTGAGCCATGGGTGGACTGCCTATTGGAGGAGTATTTCATGCAG AGTGACAGGGAGAAGTCAGAGGGTCTCCCTGTGGCTCCCTTCATGGACAGAGATAAAGTCACCAAACCCACTGCTCAGATTGGATTCATCAAGTTTGTCCTCATCCCGATGTTTGAGACTGTCATGAAG CTTTTCCCTCAGATTGAGGAGATCATGGTTCAACCTTTGAGAGACTCTCGAGACCACTATGAGGAGCTGAAACAGATTGACGATGCCATGACAGAG gcacagaagaaaaaaactgaaaatatgtcATTAGGCGGGAAGAAGAAGTAA
- the pde9ac gene encoding high affinity cGMP-specific 3',5'-cyclic phosphodiesterase 9A isoform X3, whose product MGSSSSSYAPKTIYLDVDGKVQKVVFSRHCSPCDIKELLCSSSNIPRNTAIMMVDPEGAMVSIDPTMPTNSPNCLYKVVPLSSGQLGEKEDMFQNVLSQVADQFSRAFRINELKTEVTNRLAMLEKRVELEGLKVVEIEKCKNDLKKLRDEMTSRGGSRVNCPCKYNFSDDGKKVTPRRDVPNYPKYTLSQETIEALKKPTFDVWHWEHNEMLSCLEYMYHDLGLVKEFNMNPITLKRWLLAIQENYRNNPFHNFRHCFCVSQMMYGMIHLCNLQEKLTLTDMGILMTAAVCHDLDHPGYNNTYQINARTELAVRYNDISPLENHHCAVAFQILSLPECNIFANVDPEAFKQIRQAIITLILATDMARHGEILDSFKQKVDNFDFTNEEHVTCLKMVLIKCCDISNEVRPTEVAEPWVDCLLEEYFMQSDREKSEGLPVAPFMDRDKVTKPTAQIGFIKFVLIPMFETVMKLFPQIEEIMVQPLRDSRDHYEELKQIDDAMTEKKKTENMSLGGKKK is encoded by the exons ATgggctccagctcctcctcctatGCCCCCAAAACCATTTACCTGGATGTGGATGGGAAAGTGCAAAAG GTGGTGTTCAGTCGGCACTGCAGCCCATGTGACATCAAGGAGCTCTTGTGTTCCTCGTCTAACATTCCCAG GAACACTGCTATTATGATGGTGGACCCAGAGGGAGCCATGGTCTCCATAGATCCCACCATGCCCACCAACTCACCAAA CTGTCTGTACAAAGTCGTCCCTCTGTCTTCTGGTCAGCTTGGAG AGAAGGAGGACATGTTTCAGAACGTGTTGTCCCAGGTGGCTGATCAGTTCAGCAG AGCCTTTCGCATCAACGAATTGAAGACTGAGGTCACCAACAGGCTAGCAATGCTGGAGAAGAGAGTGGAAC TGGAGGGCTTGAAGGTGGTGGAGATTGAGAAGTGTAAAAATGATCTGAAGAAGCTACGAGATGAGATGACTTCAAGGGGTGGCAGCag AGTGAACTGTCCATGCAAATACAACTTCTCAGACGATGGGAAGAAAGTCACTCCTAGACGAGATGTCCCCAATTACCCGAAG TACACACTGTCTCAGGAGACCATTGAGGCGCTCAAGAAGCCAACGTTTGATGTCTGGCACTGGGAACATAACGAG ATGCTAAGTTGTTTGGAGTATATGTACCATGACTTGGGACTGGTGAAGGAATTCAACATGAACCCGATCACACTCAAACGCTGGCTG TTGGCAATTCAGGAGAACTACCGTAACAACCCTTTCCACAACTTTCGCCACTGCTTCTGCGTTAGTCAGATGATGTATGGCATGATTCACCTCTGCAACCTACAG GAGAAGCTGACTCTCACAGACATGGGGATTCTAatgacagctgcagtgtgtcATGACCTGGACCACCCTGGCTACAACAACAC GTACCAAATCAATGCCCGCACAGAGCTGGCAGTGCGCTACAACGACATATCTCCACTAGAGAACCATCACTGTGCCGTGGCCTTCCAGATCCTTTCTCTTCCTGAGTGCAATATCTTTGCAAATGTGGATCCTGAGGCCTTCAAACAGATCCGACAG GCAATCATCACCCTCATCCTGGCCACCGACATGGCCAGACATGGGGAGATACTAGACTCCTTCAAGCAAAAAGTGGATAACTTTGACTTCACCAATGAGGAGCATGTGACATGT CTGAAGATGGTTTTGATCAAGTGCTGTGACATTTCCAACGAAGTGAGGCCCACTGAGGTGGCTGAGCCATGGGTGGACTGCCTATTGGAGGAGTATTTCATGCAG AGTGACAGGGAGAAGTCAGAGGGTCTCCCTGTGGCTCCCTTCATGGACAGAGATAAAGTCACCAAACCCACTGCTCAGATTGGATTCATCAAGTTTGTCCTCATCCCGATGTTTGAGACTGTCATGAAG CTTTTCCCTCAGATTGAGGAGATCATGGTTCAACCTTTGAGAGACTCTCGAGACCACTATGAGGAGCTGAAACAGATTGACGATGCCATGACAGAG aagaaaaaaactgaaaatatgtcATTAGGCGGGAAGAAGAAGTAA